The Gossypium arboreum isolate Shixiya-1 chromosome 4, ASM2569848v2, whole genome shotgun sequence DNA segment gttgaaaattttaatttaatatcatgACCATGTTTTAATAGGTGACATTTAAtataaaaagatttttttttttttttgttcctaaGACTTTGGGAGAAAGTCGGTGGTTTTTCAtttcccaaaaaataaaaaaaaagaaaggagaggaTGGTTGTATGTGTAAATTGGATATACATTTGCTTTAAAATGTAATTATTAAGTGATTAATTAAAAGCATGGTTTCAAAACAACAACAATTCGACCAAACATTTGATTTTAAAAAGAAAGaattaataattaagtaaaaaatgCTACGAATTAATTCAaggtatgtatacatatataacaaagaAATGGTGTATTAATAAAATCTTTGTTTCTTCGTTTCATTAATCATACATTTTAATGGCACTTAAATGTTTTTTTCCTTGAAAGTTTTCAAGTAATTAATCATTAAATCAGATTAATTAATTACATTAATGAGATTTTATTAATAATGATAGCAATGTTAATCTATAAGCTGTTGAGAAATTTGATGAAGCAAAGATTTTTTATGAATTCTTCATTTAAGATGAAATAAAATGGTGGAGCTACTTGTAATAAATGATTAAGTTTGCAGAAATTGTGGAAATTACCCCAATTTCTGAAAAACGTGGtaagaaaaaaaaaggtgattTAATTCCTAGCTTTGCTGTTAGGTTGAAGCATTTGTGATATTTATGTCTTCCATAATAATCATCTAAGCCTATACTCACCCCATGCTTAACATAATCTAATATCCCGGAGAGAGGTACCTTGGCTTTAGATTttggaaatatttattaggagaaaatgaagaaattatgaattagctttTCTACCCTTTGAAATCAAGTGCCCGACAATCCATCCAAAATTGAGGCGGATTTTGGATTGGAATCACTACCATTAAATAGAGTTGATCAGCAGCTACAAGCTCAATATTAACTCCTCATAAAACCAcacaaacaaacatatttatttacttatttgttACAAGCTTATATTCATCTCAATACTTCAAGATTTATTATTGTTAAGAGAGAATAGGTAGGGTGAGATAATGTGTCAGCTTGAAGGATGAATTAACGAATGTTGAAACAGATGCAGTTGGTGGCTAAATGGGAAACCACTCTTTGTATTACTTTGTTTACCAAAACTAGTTGTGAGTGAGGAATTGCCTGCCAACATGTTCTACTTTTTAATTATGGCTCTTTTACTATTCACCTACTTCCTTTAATGTGCCCCCTTTCTACTCACACCCCCATTCATTTACTCCTTTAACGGCTGTCATACCATGTAAAATCACATGGAATACCATCAGTTTTCTTTTTTCGAGGACCAACAAAGTTTGAACCTATCATCAAAATAGCAGACAAGAGCTGCTTCAAAGAAGTTTTGACCGAATACCACCATAGATATCCAACAATTATTGGCTAAAATACAGTTGATCTCAATTCAAATAaggaaaatgaaaacaaatagaTTAAGAACATTCACTAAGGCCTAAGACCACAGACCACATTGGACTAATCTCTTGACATGATATATGCCATGAGCAAACAATCCCTTGCATATACCAATAGCTTATACACTAAGAGAAGCTAAAACCCTCTATTTGAACGTCAGTGACTCAAGTTTAGCTCCTAGGAGTCGCACCTTGAATGGGCATGCCTCATTAGACGCAAAACAGATTATAACATCTTATTGGACCCCAAAGGCTTTTATATGTCAGACATACGAACCAGCTTATCGTAAAGAATGTGATCGTCCCTTCCTGTGTTGCTCTCTAACAATGCACTTTGCACTAGTTCCTGATGCAGGTAAAGAATGCCATGAGTACCCATAATGCAAGAGTACCATATAAAAAGTTAAATTATGACAAACAACTGCAGAAAGAATCATAGAATCGTGAATCCTACTTTGACATCCCTATGAGATAGAAACTTTCCCAAGCTATGAATCATCAACCTCATATCTTCGACCTGTATAATACAAGCGTCCACCAATCATCACCATTGTAAaagaatataccaaaataagtacTAAGATTTAGATCTCACCCTAACGTAGCCAACTCGATTCCGGTCAAAAAACCTGAAAGCCTATTTACAAACGAGACTTGCATTAATAAGAGATGAAAAAGCATTAAATAAATGGGAAAGATTTGAGGCAAGGGAAATGGAAGTAAAATGGAAAATACCTGCAACAAATCCTTATCAATAGCAGGCACCTTCTTATTAGGATCAACTTTCTGCTCCTTTCTTGACATTTCTCCCTCAGGCCCAGCATCTGTACTAGCAGCTTTTGTGGTTATTTCAGATTTGGTAGATGCCATAGCTTCAATCTTCTCAGCCTCCTTTTCAGACCCCTTTTCAGGCTTAGCATCCGTTTGTGCCTTCTCTTCTTCATTTTTCTGAGTTACAATCTTTCATTAATTAGGATAAATAACAGCAATAAACATATGAAAATGAATTTGCTGAATCAAACCACCCTGAAGTAATCCAGGTGTAAAATGGAAAGTCaatcataatataacataaaatattagTAGTATAGAACGAAAAGATTGAAATTCAAGGGATGCATCCAGAAATTCTTTAGTGAAAATAATGTCCGACAAAAATATTTCAGCTTCCCTGTTTAAAGAGGAGGAAGAAACTCTACCTCAATAGAGGAATTGGGTTGACTTGCATCCTCCATTTCTTCATATTCTTCAGGATCTTCCTCTGGATCTTCTTCCTCTATTTCATCTTTTATCTTCGGCTCCTCAACATGATCAACATTAGTTTCTTCATTGGCCATCTTTGGCTCCTCAACTTGATCTGTGGTAGTTTCTTCCTTGGTCACAATCATTTCATCCCCCTGCTGAGTTGCAGTTGACGCGTCCAACTTAGTAGATTCATTTTTCATCACAGGGAGCTCATTGCTTTTCGATCTTTTTGTTGGCGATGTTTTCTCAGTTTCCTTGTCAGATTTTTCTTCCCGTTGCCTCTTACGCTGATTTCTTTTTGTAATAAATCTTACTCGCAGTTTCTACAAAATGAAAAGGATGTCAGTGACAAATCTTTTATAGGAATTAGGTAAAATAAAGAATAATCATCATAAACCAACCTGGAGAAATGTCAAAATACGGCAACCCATTTGATACTGAAGCATTTCATAAAGCACCTCAGCAAATAATGAAAGCTGCAAAAATGGAATGCACTTGATGTAAATTATAGAGtaacaataaaaacaaaaactgCTTCAGCAATGTTAAAAACAAAAAATGGAATGCACTTGATGTAAATCATGAAGTTAAAAACGAAAATATATAGGATGGAAAATATTAAAACGAATGTAGATATTAAGGCAGAAAGATAATAAGGAGAAGGAAACCTCAAATGTGGATTCTTCAATGTCCTTGTCTGTATAATCCAAAAGTGAATCCAGTGAAAGTGACAACGGACGAACTGCAGCATTGGGACTCATAATTAGACAAGTACAAGATAGGAATATGAGACAGTTTATGCATAAAAACATTTTCCTTCACAAAATTTCAACCCAGTGTACAAAACACTGCTTCAAAGATATTATTAACTTACTTTAGAATCCTTGCTCCACTTTGTTTGTAGAATCAATCCAGGATGCTTCAGAGAAGGCTCTTCAGgcttcctcttttctttcaattctttGTTAGTATTACTTCGGGATTCATCTTTACCATCTTTTTcctctttctcatcttttggcttTTCCCTTCTTTCAATTTGCCCCCTTGACATCACAAGTATACTTAGTGTTAACCTTTTCTTGTCATTCAGCGACTCCGTGTTCGTTAACTTTTCGTCCTTCTTATTCTCCTTTTCAGGCTTGGATTCTGATTTACTTGAACTTGCAGCATTACCTTGTTTTTCTGAACCTGTTTGCTTACCTATATTTGAGGTCTCAGTTCCAGCTAAAACAACCTTTTTCTCATCCTCACCGCCATCATTCTTAACTTCAGCTACTTCATCCTTAGCTTGTGTAGCAGAAACCTTTCTTTTGGGCACCCTCTTAATAATTTTCTTCTTTAAAGTTGTTTTCACAGTGGCATTTTCTACAGCTGCAGCAGTGGCATCAGAATTATCCTTTGGTTTATCTCCAGAGCATCCCGTTTCTACCTCCATTTTTGCCTCAAGGGGAACATCATTATCTTCATCCTGATCAGTTTTACCAACTGCCTCCTTTTTTGTAACCTTCTTCCGTGCAAAAGTTTTAATCCCTGCACTACCAGCAGAAGATTCTTCCAGCTGACTGCCAATCTCTGATTTAGTATTCTGCTCTCCAGCATCTTCAACCTTGTTGCTCGGTTTGCTAGCAGTATTTACTTCTGCAGCTGTCTTATTAGCAACCTTCTGTTTGACAATCCTCTTTATAATCTTTTTCTTCACGGACTTCACAACACCTGTCTTAGCAGTAGCAGCTTCTCCACTTTCCTTTTTCTCAGGACCTCCTTCCACAGTTATTTCACTGCCATCTTTTACCAGAACTTTATTTTCGCCCCACTAGCCTTTCCTTCAGAACCATCTCCTTCAATACATTTGCCATCCTTCTCCTTTTTGTTGGCAACTACTCCATCACTAGATGACATGGACATAATCTTTTTTCCTGATTTGCCTCTTTCAGTTTGCTTTGTATTATCTGCTTCCTTGTCTAgccaaaataaatgaaaatttgaagTAAAGGAAGAAGCTATCGATCCAATTCATAATTGATCTGCCCATAGAATATATGCAAGCAAAAGTACAAGATGATGAAATTTGTAATAATCAATTCACCTTTTGATCCTTCTTTCCTCTCCTTTGATTTCTGAAAGTAAACAAAATTTCCATTAGTCAAGTAGGTAACACCTTCACTAGTCCCTATTTTATTACAACATATATATAGCAAAAGACATAAGCTACCATGGGTCACCCATATATCCATCTTAACCCAAAACTGATATCAAGTAGTTTGGAATTGACAGTTTCCTTGTACGCACTGCTCAAAGCTATAGTTTGTGCAAGATTTTTAGATTTGAGACAAATCTACAGATCAAGAGTTTTGGCATTTTGCAATCCTGTAATAATTCTGGCTTGTCTTCTGTTGTTCTGTGGATCAATGTGTCTAAGTATACATCAGAGGGTCACAGTTATTCCCATAATAAGCATGCATCTTCTTGACAAGGCTGATGCTTATATACAAACATGCATTTTTTGGGACATTCAATTGAGGATCAGGAAGCCTAACAGAAAAGgcaggaaaaataaaatagaacaatACCTCTCTTTTCAAAGACAGCTGGCGCTCTCTCTCAGAAACAGCTTTTCTATGAGCTAACCATTGGGCTCGCCATTCATCAAGTGAAGGGAGACATTCAGATAAATCTGGAACAAACAGTACGGTAACCTCTTTATGGCTAAACAGTCCATCCTTGCCAACTCTGTCATAATGTATCTGCAAATAACAATGTAAAAGGGGTTTCAAGTCCAATAGAATGAACATTCTTACAATTAAGCCTGAACAATAGGTTCAAAAAATAAACTAACAGAGGATCCTTACAAATAGTTTTGATTAAAAAGATTCAAATCTAAAGCAGAAAAGCTTTTATCAGTTTTGTCAATTCCAAGAACCATATGACATCAGGTTTCAGGACACAATCAGAATGAATAAAAAATACCTCAAGGAAACGATTCCAATGCTGACATTTCTGCAAATCAAGATTAACTACATCCTGCGCATATCTGCTCAAGTAAAACAACTCCACAGATGAGAAATGAATCAAGTTACACATTTCTCCAAAACAACTCTCCATAGCATTCAACTATCACCAGACAGGACAAACCTAAGGGCTGTTTGAGTTAGAGAGAACTCGTCACCAGCAGGATTGCTGCCATCAGCAGAAACACAAGGTCCACCAATTGCCATGAAAGAATGATCCTTTTTAAGAACAGCAAACCTTAGAATATTGCAAATATGAGGTATACGGTCATCAGGGATTTTTTCAGATGACAGCTCTTCCAAAGAACTCCTGCTTAATCCACTCATCAACATCATCTGAACAAAATCACAAGATACTTTACTATAACATGATAAAATCACATTTGATATGAATATTCAATTTTCCTATAAAAAAATGCAAAAAGACAAGCAGGTGGGAGAGCTTAAATCATACATGAATTATACAAATGAAACCTCAAAGTTATTCATTACTTAAATCGCATCATCGCTCATGCTTCTACAGGTTTCTCTATTAGTAAAAGTCTAAATATGATACAATAGATTCGAAGACAAGATAAAATTTTCTTCCTTTCAAAATAGGAAATATAACAAAATGTACTGATACTCTCAGTACTTAGCATGTTCAAATAAGTTCCATAAAAGTTAAAACAAACCATGCACAAGATTACTATATTTGATATCCTTATAGTGTAGCTAATAACTATGTAGATAATAAAAGAAAACTGTTAGGAAACTAAATTCTATGCTTTAGTCTTCTAGATCAAACAAATAAGAAAACACCTTCTAAGGCTGCTTTGTAACATAAGGAATGACACAGAAGTACCAATACCAAGCAATTATAATGGCAATTCAACCAAAAGAATAGAGATTAAGCAGGCACTGCTGGAAGCATATTCCTCAATTATCATCCAAACAAGAAATATCATTATTTCAAGTGAGGCTGATCCAAAGTAGCACATTACTTCAAATGAAGCTTGACTCTTAAAAACAACTATTGCAATGGAAATTACATTAATACAAAACAAAACTTACAAGCTTAAATGCTTTAATCAGCAAGAACTCAGTAAATCATTCAGATATTATGTTCAAATGGCTACTCGAGAAAAATGAATAACCAAGTCACAGTTGATAAAAACTTGCTTCccacaaaagaaaaaagaaaattattCTAGATAAAACTCTAGCTTTTGTCATTAGATGCCACAATTAAAATGACCCACCTTTGCATTCCACACTGTACTTCCTTGTTCTGGCTTTTCAGGCTCAACAGGCAAAAGCTTGCTGGAAAGTTCTTTGGATTCAACTAAATTATCTTCAATGAAATCATGCTCAAAGCTGCTCCTCACAACAGAAATTAAACTATTATGATTTCATAAAAGCATTAGATATAATATCATCTAGTTAATCAAAGTTAATGATGGAGAAATAACATGAAATGAACATGGGGCAGGATTTTGACTTGTCTTCCACAACTACTTAAGTTTCAACAACTAATCTTTTGCTCAATCGTTTTGTTATTCCACAAGCAAAAGTCCAAGCTTCATGGAAAACAATGCATTAGCAATTTCATGTCCTAAAACTAATTAATTGATTAAGAAATTAATAGTTCACAGATATCAACATCCATGATGGCAAGACCACTTCAGTCTTTAGAAAACAGATCAAGAAGTTCAATGCTGGTTGAGATGTCAAAGACTCAAGTAACAAATACATCCAGGAAAGATACCTGACATGAGTATGCATAGAGAGCTTAAGGTTCCCTTTGGCCAGTTTATAACAACCTACAACAGTTGAAGAAGTTAGGTAAAACAGAatacctaagaatgcaaatttaATGCATAACTGAATTTTGAGAGAAAGAGGAAAAGACCTTTGAAAATTCAGGAGACACAAAAAGTCTTGGATATCGCTTATCAATTGACAGATAACCTCTCTCTACATCTATCAAGTTGGATGTATATACCTGCAAATAAGCAGAATATAGCAAAAAGGTTCAAAAACATTTCAAATGGCATACacataacaaaattaaatatCAATATTACAGGTAAATACATGGAAAATGGACTCCAACTCAGAAAAGTTGAATAAGTTCTCTAGAATACAGGTAAATTTTCATAAATTGGAAAAATTATAAGTGCAACCCAACCACCATTGTTTAGAGCAGACGGCCAATATAAACCCAGGAAGCtctgaaattttgaaatagtcTCCGTAGAAGGAATATGGTGTTTACTCAACAAGGATGAGAGGATGCAGGAAAAGAAAACCACCTAAGAAGAGGATTGAAGGAGCAAAATAGGGGGGGAAAAGTGCCCAGAAACAAAGGTCAAAGCATTACACTCAAAATGAGTGAGCAAGGGCATATAAACATATGAGGAATTCTCTAGGTTTTGGATCCAAGCAACTAGCCCAGTGGACCACGAGGCAAATACCAACAGGAAGCATCAAAATATTTGAACGCCCGTGAAAGATTAATAACAGGAAGATTTCAGAGAAATTCAGATTccaaaggggaaaaaaaaaagcaaattcTTGATGAAGTTCAAACTATCTTCGAATGGAAGCTCTTGCATTGTCCTTTTACCTTGCTTACATATTCTCTCCTTTTTTCTTTAACAGGTGAAAGGCGCCTTCAGCAATAGAGAACATGAAGTTAGTTATGAAGAAGACTGAGAAACACAAGGAGCTAAACATTCAGAACTAGAGCAGGATGGAATGTAAAACATCAAGATCCACCTATGGGAAGCTTCACGACGGGGATTCTCGCTTCACAGGTCGAGCCTCTTTTGTCAAAGATGGACCTCGGTGGTCCCTAGAAACTCTTGGTGGAGTTCTTGCACGTGTAACTTCAAGTGCACGCTTGCGCTCTCGTTCTCTCTCCTTCTCCCGCTCTCTTTCCTTCTCCGTCGCTCCAAGATGCATAACGTTCACGTTCTCGTTCCCGTTCTCGTAGTCGTTCTCGTTCTCGTTCTcgctccctctccctctccctctctctgTCTTTCTCTCTTTCACGCAAATGCTCCCGACGACGCTCCTCCTCTCTCATCTCAAACTCCCTAAGGTAACCAGCCCTATCGTCCTTGCGTTCATCAATCCTAGGAAGACCACTGCGTGACAATGTGCTACCAGGATATTCAGTCTCAAGGGTTGTCACATGAAGCCCCTTTGTTCCATAATCTCTACCAGGTGGTAGGCTCACTCCATAACCAGGATTTGCAGAACTAGGTGGAtacatcatatcatcaacatttcTCCTTGGAGCTGCCCCTAATATCGAAGGAGTTTGTCCACCGTAAGAAGAAGAAGAGCTAAGCAAAGATAAACTGCGGGGATCGGCCTCTATTCTTCCTCCGTAAGACAGAAGGTCTTGTGCGGAATGTCGACCAGCAGCACTCCTTGCTGCAAGATAATCAGCTTGTCTGCCAGAAATGGGTTGCTACTCAGTCTCGTAAGCAATATATTACCGTCTAACAAACAGTCAGAAGGTTGAGCTGGGCCATTTATTTACAAGGAAATACTACAAGTGAAGATCTGTTGCTATCACAAACATCCTCAATTGGAAATCATACATTAAATATTCTACCAAAATAACAAATACCTTGACGACATAGCCACAGTTGGAGTGGTAAGGGTGTCGACGGTGGCACCAAAACCGGGTTCAAGCCAAGCGCCACCCATTCCCTCCCAAAtttgtaataataaaaataaaataataaatacctTGAACTACTATCATGAGAGGCTGATTGAGCTTTGAGCAATTGTTCTTGTCGAAGCAAGACAGCTTGATCAAGACGATCATATATGTCAGGCTGTTGCACAATATAGAAAATATTAAAGATTAAAACCAAAGGAGAAAAAGGAACAAAATTAGAAAATGGACAAGGGTGGCACAGATTTATATCAACAACATGAAAATGAGGCCAATAAAAAGCAGAAAGAAGCTAATTGAGGAAACATTATAAAATTGCTAGACCTGATGCTGATGACCAAAAAAAGCAGAATCAGAATATCTTCCAGTTGGCTCACTAGACAAATCCTCCCCAGATAACTACCCTGCCGTTCTCCAAATTGTCTTCTCTCCACTGTAGGATAGTCAGGAATCTTCTCAGCATACATTTGGTCACCTTTGTGACTATAACTGTGACTTGCAGATGAAACATAGTCAGTAGATGCATATTTTGGTGAATCTGGCAGAGCTGAGGCATAAGCATTACGAGCTTCCAAAGCTGATGCTCCAGCCCCTTTGGAACTTGCAGCAGGAACCTAGTACATATAAAAAAACcatcaaattcaaaattcaaccaATACAATTTAATAGTAttgtccagtacaaaattaccaCATTTAATGATATTGTACATATCGAAAAATCCCAaggaaaagaaatccagaatacaATAGATGAAACCACCCCGATCCCCAAATCTCTATGATAAggtttaattaaagaaaaattcgAAGATTTACAAATTACCAAAGcaaacaaaaaggaaaaggaaaccAAATCCACTGACCTGCTGAGTAGCACTCAAAGCAGATGTGCCATATATGGAGCTATATTGCCCCCCATAATGAGCTGAAACTGAGGGAAGGGCTCTGTATCCACCAACTTCAGTATCTTGAGAACTACCTAAAATTGATGAATGCCGAGAAGACAAGGACATTTGAGCTCCCCCATCAGGACCTCCAACAGAACTACTAGAATAACCAGCACCCAACTACAAAATTTGCCAAAAGGATTGTAAACAAAACCGGACCCCATGATAAGTCTTTAATTATAAAACATGCTAAAGTTTAATTGCAAGGGAACATAGCAAAATTGGGAATTTAGACGTATTGCCACAGCTATAAATCCAATTATTTACTCGTATTAAACATTTATATGTTCAGCTACAATAAAGATTTTGGAATAATAATTCGAAAACAGAAGGGTCAAGTACTGAAGCAATATCAAAGAAAGTAGAATTTATCAGTTCATTCTACAAAACCAACCAGTGTATCCTTAgaaaaacatttgaaaaccagAACCACGCAGTCCCAACATTATACgtaacaattaaaaaaaaaacattagaaACGAATTAAAGAAAAAGGAGCTTGATAACAGAGTCTTTAAAACCCTCACATTTTGGGCGTATCCGGATTGGCCAACGTAAGGTTGCTGCCCGTAGGCATTCGTCCCTCTGGACGAAtacattaaattgaataaaatctgCAATAAACAACATATAAAACAACGTCAAGGGAGCAATTAAAGAAGATAAAGcaaaattcataatgtctttcGTTCTGGAAACATAAGATGAATCTTTTTCTAAACAAAATAggctaattaatttttttttcaaaaaaaaaaaagagaaccaAAACGGAGAAGGTAATGGAAAATTACAAAAACGATAGGCGGAGACGAGTTGTTGAAATTTGCTAAGAATTGAAATCGAAAAACCCTAATGCATGAAGACTGAGAAAATAAGGAAGGGGCGCGTGAGGCGTGACTTTAAAGATGACCAGAAACTGGAGACTAATATAAATGAACGGGTTAATATACTATTTGGTACCCTAGTTTATCTTTAATGTTCAAATTGGTACCTAAGTCTTTTTTTTTTCCGAATTAGTACCTAAATTTGACTTCAATATTCAAAATGATACCTAAATTTGGCTTCAAATCCAATTTCATACTTGAGCTTTTTGTCCCAAACTCTCTATTAAACATCTCTAATATTCAATTCGATATCTAAATATCTCTTCAATCTCAATTATTaccaatatatttttattagaatACACGTGTCAAATATTAATTGGTATATATGATTAATAAATTCATCATTGAAACCAAATTCACTTAAAAAACTCGTATAAAATTGAAGTTTAAAGCTAACTTTAGGGTtcgtatattaaataaatttgtgATGGAGTGGATTTAGCGTCCACCATTGATTTGGTTTGATTGGTTGATTTTATTTTAGagtattaaattattagtaattttacattttggtacattaattttaaaaatttattaaatagttattaaattattcaaaaaaaagtATTTAAGTCACCAATCTATTTTAATTATTGTTGTATGGTCTTCTCTGTTAGCACTGTTTGTATCAATTGAAAGCTTTCATCCCCTTCTCTTCTACAGttaaattttttcataaaatagcttTAAATGTTGGGAATCTatgaaccaaattttaaataattttgttctCCAATCTTCAATATTGACCATCAAATTGATTTGGATCTAAGATATGTTATTCTACTCGCCGATGGGTACCGATACATTAAATTGATCGTCAAATCGTCGCTTGGAACTGGCTAGctggattttaaaaaaaaaacttaacaatataatgacttaaataaaaactttcgaataggttaggacttaaatgaaaattttcaaatagtttCATggctattttgtaatttttggaaTTGATTGTGTTTGTATGTAAAAGCGGGCTTCAAAGAAACAAAAGGTTTGATAAAACTCAGCCCAATATCCTCGTACTGGCTTTCATGGGCCTAAATTGGACCCATTCGTTTGGGCTACATGATGGAAGAGTATTTTGAGGCACACATTTGctacatgatatatatattgaaGGAATTATCTGGATTTTCTTTAGATTTGACTAAATAGGCTTATCAACATAGATACAGTGATCAACAACTCTTAAACTTTTATGACATGTATTGTTTCTTTTTTTGCAGCTTTTGTAAGTTATGGATATGTTTTAAGCAGACAATCTTTGACAGTAAAGGCGGCACCAGACCGGAGCATTTTGTAGTGCACTCCTCACTGCTGCTTGCAATTTCAGGCGATGGTACTTGCAGAAGGGGTTGAAAATGTTGGCAAATTGAAAATGCATTAGCCTTCTGCTTGTGTTCCTATATTCTCCATGGCCATAGCATCACAGCATAGCAACCCCACGGATCGAGATACGGTCGCCTAGCTGGATGTTCCACCAGGTTCTAGTGGTGCTGAAACTAGTTGCAAGATAGAGCAGCTTGAAagatatgcagatttaaaaaaaGTAAATCTATGTCATGGAAGCTAATCTGATATAATATTGTTGTATCAAAGAGACCTTGAAAGTTTCCAATTTATGGTGATTAATTATCTCTTATGAAACCTGAACTAAAGGACATTTACATAGGGAAGATGAATCTTTATGTGACAGTGTACCTTCAATGACAGAGAAACTAGGCCTAAAAATCTCAACCTTgtgataattttaattttctgtACGCAATGATGGACCCTCTATCAGGCTGGTTTAACCATTATGCACGTCACACGTGACTGTACCTAGCTAAAGTGTCCTCTTTTTTTTTCACAGCATTGGAAAATTTTCACTACTGCAACTTGTTCAACCAAATGTAAACCAAAAACATGTCGCTTCTCGTGCCTTAATCGTGTTCGATGGGGATTCAACATTGTTTTCCTTTGGATCCCAAGCATTCCTGGTTAAAAAAGGGACCACATTGCCAGTCATGCCAGCTTCTATATTTAGCAAGCTAAAAATCTGTCAATCTTAATTCGTTTCAAACGATGGAAATGACCCATTTTTTTTAGCGTAGCTAAATTGCAAGGTACCCTTTCCATAGAACAATAAAGTGGATGATAATGATATGTCCAAGCTGTATCAGCATTAataaccaaaaaagaaaaagccGGGGGTGGGGTAAGGTGGGGGCCTGAGTTGATGT contains these protein-coding regions:
- the LOC108482947 gene encoding LOW QUALITY PROTEIN: protein SHORT ROOT IN SALT MEDIUM 1 (The sequence of the model RefSeq protein was modified relative to this genomic sequence to represent the inferred CDS: inserted 7 bases in 5 codons), which codes for MYSSRGTNAYGQQPYVGQSGYAQNLGAGYSSSSVGGPDGGAQMSLSSRHSSILGSSQDTEVGGYRALPSVSAHYGGQYSSIYGTSALSATQQVPAASSKGAGASALEARNAYASALPDSPKYASTDYVSSASHSYSHKGDQMYAEKIPDYPTVERRQFGERQGSYLGRXLSSEPTGRYSDSAFFGHQHQPDIYDRLDQAVLLRQEQLLKAQSASHDSSSRQADYLAARSAAGRHSAQDLLSYGGRIEADPRSLSLLSSSSSYGGQTPSILGAAPRRNVDDMMYPPSSANPGYGVSLPPGRDYGTKGLHVTTLETEYPGSTLSRSGLPRIDERKDDRAGYLREFEMREEERRREHLREREKDRERERERERERERERLRERERERERYASWSXTEKEREREKERERERKRALEVTRARTPPRVSRDHRGPSLTKEARPVKRESPSXEASHRRLSPVKEKRREYVSKVYTSNLIDVERGYLSIDKRYPRLFVSPEFSKVVINWPKXNLKLSMHTHVSFEHDFIEDNLVESKELSSKLLPVEPEKPEQGSTVWNAKMMLMSGLSRSSLEELSSEKIPDDRIPHICNILRFAVLKKDHSFMAIGGPCVSADGSNPAGDEFSLTQTALRYAQDVVNLDLQKCQHWNRFLEIHYDRVGKDGLFSHKEVTVLFVPDLSECLPSLDEWRAQWLAHRKAVSERERQLSLKREKSKERKEGSKDKEADNTKQTERGKSGKKIMSMSSSDGVVANKKEKDGKCIEGDGSEGKASGXENKVLVKDGSEITVEGGPEKKESGEAATAKTGVVKSVKKKIIKRIVKQKVANKTAAEVNTASKPSNKVEDAGEQNTKSEIGSQLEESSAGSAGIKTFARKKVTKKEAVGKTDQDEDNDVPLEAKMEVETGCSGDKPKDNSDATAAAVENATVKTTLKKKIIKRVPKRKVSATQAKDEVAEVKNDGGEDEKKVVLAGTETSNIGKQTGSEKQGNAASSSKSESKPEKENKKDEKLTNTESLNDKKRLTLSILVMSRGQIERREKPKDEKEEKDGKDESRSNTNKELKEKRKPEEPSLKHPGLILQTKWSKDSKVIRPLSLSLDSLLDYTDKDIEESTFELSLFAEVLYEMLQYQMGCRILTFLQKLRVRFITKRNQRKRQREEKSDKETEKTSPTKRSKSNELPVMKNESTKLDASTATQQGDEMIVTKEETTTDQVEEPKMANEETNVDHVEEPKIKDEIEEEDPEEDPEEYEEMEDASQPNSSIEKNEEEKAQTDAKPEKGSEKEAEKIEAMASTKSEITTKAASTDAGPEGEMSRKEQKVDPNKKVPAIDKDLLQAFRFFDRNRVGYVRVEDMRLMIHSLGKFLSHRDVKELVQSALLESNTGRDDHILYDKLVRMSDI